A genomic region of Limnohabitans curvus contains the following coding sequences:
- a CDS encoding Gfo/Idh/MocA family protein, whose product MTSSKLRLGVAGLGRAFTLMLPTLANDTRIQLVAATDPQPLACAQFERDFGIACDPNFEALCANPKVQAIYIATPHQLHAAQVEMAAAHGKHVMVEKPMALTLDECTRMIEATARAGVVLMVGHSHSFNAPILKAHQLIQSGAFGRVRMIHALNYTDFLYRPRRPEELDTRAGGGVIFSQAAHQIDIVRLLGGGCVNSVMAHTGAWDAARPTEGAYSALLGFEGGAFASMSYNGYGHFDSDRWMDGIGELGQTKNWAEHGIARKRLMNASTASDEATLKASRNYGAAQWSGSLALPPNAQHQHFGPIIVSCDHADLRPTPQGVWIDGDFDVKLDALEPPPLPRSEVIDELYNAIVHSKPVLHSGIWARATTAVSLAILNSAQSGQIQIPTHQMPPAY is encoded by the coding sequence ATGACTTCATCGAAGCTTCGACTCGGTGTCGCAGGTTTAGGTCGAGCGTTCACTTTGATGCTGCCAACGTTGGCCAACGATACTCGCATTCAGTTGGTGGCTGCCACAGATCCACAGCCCTTAGCCTGCGCACAGTTTGAACGTGACTTTGGTATCGCATGTGACCCGAACTTTGAGGCTTTATGCGCCAACCCGAAAGTACAAGCCATTTACATCGCGACGCCACATCAACTGCATGCTGCGCAAGTAGAAATGGCGGCAGCGCATGGCAAACACGTCATGGTAGAAAAGCCCATGGCACTCACACTGGATGAATGCACGCGCATGATTGAAGCTACCGCACGCGCTGGTGTCGTCTTGATGGTGGGGCACAGCCATAGTTTCAACGCGCCAATCCTTAAAGCGCACCAACTCATTCAAAGTGGCGCATTTGGTCGCGTGCGAATGATTCATGCTTTAAATTACACCGATTTTCTATACAGGCCTCGCCGACCAGAAGAGCTAGATACGCGAGCAGGTGGAGGCGTGATATTTAGCCAAGCAGCCCATCAAATTGACATCGTGCGCCTCCTCGGCGGAGGCTGCGTCAACAGCGTGATGGCGCACACAGGTGCATGGGATGCAGCACGCCCCACGGAAGGTGCTTACAGCGCATTGCTCGGGTTTGAAGGCGGGGCATTTGCCAGTATGAGTTACAACGGCTATGGCCACTTTGACAGTGATCGCTGGATGGATGGCATTGGAGAATTAGGCCAAACCAAAAACTGGGCCGAGCATGGCATCGCTCGGAAACGTTTGATGAATGCAAGCACCGCTTCCGACGAAGCCACGCTGAAGGCATCACGAAACTATGGCGCTGCGCAATGGTCTGGCAGTCTCGCGCTGCCACCAAACGCACAGCACCAACATTTTGGTCCAATCATCGTCAGCTGTGACCATGCCGATTTGCGACCTACACCGCAAGGGGTGTGGATTGATGGCGACTTCGACGTCAAGCTCGATGCCTTAGAACCTCCCCCCCTGCCACGCAGCGAAGTGATAGACGAGCTTTACAACGCCATCGTTCACAGCAAACCGGTACTGCATAGCGGCATCTGGGCACGTGCCACTACGGCGGTTAGCTTGGCAATTTTGAACTCAGCACAAAGCGGTCAAATTCAAATTCCGACCCACCAAATGCCACCGGCGTATTGA
- a CDS encoding PDR/VanB family oxidoreductase has product MSEPFTFLRVSRKQSIATDITLFELAHPEGQELPAFTAGAHITVQTPLGMRRSYSLCGDPEQTTTWQIAVKRDAKGRGGSQSMVDNVQAGDLLPTLPWANLFELNETAASYIFVAGGIGITPILSMMRRLLSQGRTDFKLYYCTRDAAGTAFMDELHAPELAGKITVHHDHGDPAKALDLWPVFERPSNAHVYCCGPQGLMDSVRDMTGHWPSERIHFESFGVTQTGFAENKTFDVVLQKSGTRMTVPPDQTILEALRACGHDVSSSCESGTCGSCRTGLIAGEAEHRDMVLSPDEHTHQIMVCVSRAKSTELVLDL; this is encoded by the coding sequence ATGAGCGAACCCTTCACTTTCCTGCGTGTCTCACGCAAACAATCAATTGCCACAGACATCACGTTGTTCGAGCTTGCGCACCCTGAAGGGCAAGAGCTGCCTGCATTCACAGCAGGCGCGCATATCACCGTACAAACCCCTTTGGGGATGCGTCGGAGCTATTCGTTGTGCGGAGATCCAGAGCAAACTACGACATGGCAAATCGCTGTCAAACGAGATGCAAAAGGACGAGGAGGCTCACAAAGCATGGTGGACAACGTGCAGGCAGGTGACTTACTCCCAACCTTGCCGTGGGCCAACCTGTTTGAACTCAATGAAACCGCTGCGTCATACATCTTTGTGGCAGGTGGCATTGGTATCACACCCATCTTGTCGATGATGCGTCGCTTGCTCAGCCAGGGCCGTACCGATTTCAAGCTGTATTACTGCACGCGTGATGCCGCTGGCACAGCCTTTATGGATGAGCTCCATGCACCTGAGCTGGCGGGGAAAATCACAGTTCACCACGACCATGGCGATCCTGCGAAAGCATTAGATCTGTGGCCTGTGTTTGAGCGACCCAGCAATGCACATGTGTATTGCTGCGGACCACAGGGACTGATGGACAGCGTGCGTGACATGACGGGACATTGGCCCAGTGAGCGCATCCACTTTGAGAGTTTTGGCGTGACACAAACTGGTTTTGCTGAAAACAAAACCTTTGACGTGGTGTTACAAAAATCAGGCACTCGCATGACAGTGCCTCCAGACCAAACTATTCTGGAGGCCTTACGCGCATGTGGGCATGACGTATCGAGCTCTTGCGAAAGTGGCACGTGCGGTTCTTGCCGCACAGGTTTGATCGCAGGAGAGGCTGAGCACCGTGACATGGTGCTCAGCCCTGACGAGCACACACATCAAATCATGGTTTGCGTTTCGCGTGCCAAATCTACAGAACTGGTGCTTGACTTATGA